The Syntrophorhabdaceae bacterium genome includes a region encoding these proteins:
- a CDS encoding phosphoglycerate kinase: protein MKYIDQIDLKGNRVFIRVDFNVPMDEKGNITDDTRIRAHLPTINYALEKGAKVIVGSHLGRPKGKRSEAFSLKAASKRLSELLNKEVVFLEDCIGETVEKAVSEMKEGDIILLENLRFYAGEEKNDPEFARELAKLCDVYIDDAFAVSHRKAASNTAIVDFVKVCAAGFLLKNELAYFEKAMGNPVRPLVAIIGGAKVSDKIGVLEKLVDKVDKLIVGGGMAFTFLKALGYEIGNSICEEDMVELAKGIMNKARDRNVKFYLPVDFIVAEKASVDTETKTCTVQEIPKGWMGLDIGPASVSLFSTAIQNAKTILWNGPMGMFELDPFSRGTFAMVTYVANSHALTIIGGGDTDVAVHRAGESDKISYISTGGGAFLELLEGKPMPAIEALER, encoded by the coding sequence ATGAAGTATATTGACCAGATTGATTTAAAAGGCAATAGGGTATTTATTAGGGTTGATTTCAATGTCCCTATGGATGAAAAAGGCAATATAACAGATGATACAAGGATAAGGGCACATCTACCCACTATAAATTATGCCCTTGAGAAGGGCGCAAAGGTGATAGTGGGGTCCCATCTCGGCAGACCTAAGGGAAAAAGGTCAGAGGCATTCTCTCTAAAGGCAGCTTCAAAAAGGCTCTCCGAACTCCTTAACAAGGAAGTTGTTTTCCTCGAAGATTGTATTGGTGAGACTGTTGAAAAGGCAGTATCAGAGATGAAGGAGGGAGATATTATTCTCCTGGAAAATCTGAGATTCTATGCTGGTGAGGAAAAGAATGATCCTGAGTTTGCACGAGAGCTTGCAAAATTATGTGATGTCTATATAGATGATGCATTTGCCGTATCTCATAGAAAGGCAGCATCTAATACTGCCATAGTAGACTTTGTGAAGGTTTGTGCTGCAGGATTTCTTCTCAAAAATGAGCTTGCATATTTTGAGAAGGCAATGGGAAATCCCGTAAGACCACTTGTGGCAATCATAGGCGGTGCAAAGGTTTCTGACAAGATCGGCGTCCTTGAAAAATTGGTAGATAAGGTGGATAAATTAATAGTGGGCGGTGGCATGGCCTTTACATTTCTCAAAGCCCTTGGATATGAGATAGGGAATTCCATTTGTGAAGAGGATATGGTTGAACTGGCTAAGGGTATAATGAATAAGGCAAGGGATAGAAATGTAAAGTTTTATCTTCCTGTAGATTTTATTGTGGCCGAAAAGGCATCTGTTGATACAGAGACAAAGACCTGCACTGTTCAGGAGATACCAAAGGGGTGGATGGGTCTTGATATTGGTCCTGCTTCAGTTTCTTTGTTCTCAACAGCCATACAGAATGCAAAGACAATACTCTGGAATGGACCTATGGGTATGTTTGAGCTTGATCCATTTAGCAGGGGAACCTTTGCCATGGTTACCTATGTAGCAAATTCTCATGCCTTGACCATTATAGGTGGTGGAGATACAGATGTGGCAGTCCACAGGGCAGGGGAGAGCGATAAGATATCCTATATATCCACTGGTGGCGGTGCATTCCTTGAATTATTGGAAGGTAAGCCTATGCCTGCCATAGAGGCCCTTGAGAGATAA